The following are from one region of the Gloeomargarita lithophora Alchichica-D10 genome:
- a CDS encoding universal stress protein has product MIRKILVAVSGSGHTEEMLNALIDLPCIAQTQVMVLHVVTPQASAQDMVAKQGEGVEILKNSLAKIHVCRLGGDTNACLKPAQVTTMLREGDPKDVVPQVADELDVDLLIMGSRGLGRLRAILENSVSQYVFQLASRPMLLVKDSTYVEKIQRILVAYDGSASAKQSLEFALFLLSDLKGGELVLADVNPSLPGVTLAELAQNPSASPTLAEAIQKVRQRGLKYRCVVSEGNPGMSLCRLAQEVAADLVLLGSPDRRPTIARNLVDLDRLIGNSLSDYVRVHADSPVLLVR; this is encoded by the coding sequence ATGATTCGGAAAATACTGGTGGCGGTGTCCGGCAGTGGTCACACGGAAGAAATGCTCAACGCCCTGATTGACCTGCCCTGTATCGCCCAGACCCAGGTGATGGTACTCCACGTGGTCACCCCCCAAGCCTCGGCGCAGGATATGGTGGCCAAACAGGGGGAAGGGGTGGAAATTCTCAAAAATTCCCTGGCCAAAATCCATGTCTGTCGTCTGGGTGGGGATACCAACGCCTGCTTGAAACCCGCCCAGGTGACCACCATGCTCCGGGAGGGCGACCCCAAGGACGTGGTTCCCCAGGTGGCGGATGAGTTGGATGTGGATTTGCTGATCATGGGTTCCCGGGGGTTGGGGCGACTGCGGGCGATTCTGGAAAACTCCGTCAGTCAGTATGTGTTTCAACTGGCTTCCCGCCCCATGCTGTTGGTGAAAGATAGTACCTATGTGGAAAAAATTCAGCGCATCCTGGTGGCTTATGATGGCTCCGCCAGTGCCAAGCAAAGCCTAGAATTCGCCCTGTTTTTGCTCAGCGACCTGAAGGGGGGAGAATTGGTATTGGCGGATGTAAACCCCAGTTTACCAGGGGTAACTTTGGCGGAATTGGCGCAAAACCCGTCGGCCAGCCCCACCCTGGCCGAGGCGATCCAAAAGGTGCGCCAGCGGGGGCTGAAGTATCGCTGTGTGGTCAGTGAAGGCAACCCAGGGATGAGCCTTTGTCGGTTGGCGCAGGAAGTGGCCGCCGACCTGGTGCTGTTGGGTTCCCCGGATCGTCGTCCCACCATTGCCCGTAACCTGGTTGACTTAGACCGCTTGATTGGCAATTCCCTATCGGACTACGTGCGGGTACACGCCGATAGCCCGGTGCTGTTGGTGCGTTAG
- a CDS encoding efflux RND transporter periplasmic adaptor subunit — MASPRRWLNYGLWLLPGAGILWALTLWWRPAPPNTGKKAPPPRPVEVTEIQTGTGITRNTLLGQVEALTQATIRAQTSGLVKEMLVQPGDQVRAGQTLVVLDNRDQNIALAQAQARLAEERSALARLEVGTRPEIIAQRQAELKAAQAREREAQDRLDRNSQLVKEGAIAERTLVEARAALEDARSQRLRAQAALAEAQAGATREERDTQRARVATAQASVQQLELQNQRTRITALSNGSVRTCAVSVGSLVQSDDPVVTLVDANELDIYLELTEILAGQIRPGQMVTLTSRSLPGWQTTAPISAVIPATDPSSRRQQARLRLNNPPAGLLPGMAVQAELQSSNNVAGLVIPRDALTRRNQEWLVFMIQAGDPPQAQALPVELVTDMGTQVLIRHPELRPGQKIVLRGGDGLRDQAPVKIVNPPG; from the coding sequence ATGGCTTCCCCCCGCCGCTGGTTAAATTATGGGTTGTGGTTGCTCCCCGGTGCGGGCATTCTGTGGGCGTTGACCCTTTGGTGGCGCCCCGCCCCCCCCAACACCGGCAAAAAAGCCCCACCCCCCCGTCCCGTAGAAGTCACAGAAATTCAAACGGGAACCGGCATAACTCGCAATACTTTATTAGGACAAGTAGAAGCCCTGACCCAGGCCACCATCCGGGCACAGACCAGCGGATTGGTCAAAGAAATGCTCGTGCAACCGGGGGATCAGGTGCGGGCGGGGCAAACCCTGGTGGTTTTGGACAACCGTGACCAAAACATTGCCCTCGCCCAAGCCCAAGCCCGGCTCGCTGAGGAACGCAGTGCTCTGGCTCGTTTGGAAGTCGGCACCCGCCCGGAGATCATTGCCCAACGGCAAGCAGAACTCAAGGCCGCCCAAGCCCGGGAACGGGAAGCCCAAGACCGGTTAGACCGCAACAGCCAACTGGTCAAGGAGGGAGCCATCGCCGAACGTACCTTGGTGGAAGCCCGCGCCGCCCTGGAGGATGCCCGGAGCCAACGCCTGCGTGCCCAAGCCGCCCTCGCCGAAGCCCAGGCCGGTGCCACCCGGGAAGAACGGGACACCCAACGGGCACGGGTGGCTACCGCCCAAGCATCAGTACAGCAATTAGAACTCCAAAACCAACGCACTCGCATTACCGCCCTGAGCAATGGTTCCGTCCGTACCTGCGCCGTGAGTGTGGGCAGTTTGGTGCAAAGCGATGACCCGGTGGTGACCCTGGTGGATGCCAACGAACTGGACATTTACCTAGAACTGACGGAAATCCTGGCGGGGCAAATCCGTCCCGGCCAAATGGTGACCCTGACCAGCCGCAGTCTCCCCGGTTGGCAAACCACGGCTCCCATCAGTGCGGTGATTCCCGCCACCGACCCCAGTTCCCGCCGTCAACAGGCGCGCCTGCGGTTGAATAATCCCCCGGCGGGGTTACTCCCAGGCATGGCGGTACAAGCCGAATTACAAAGTAGTAACAACGTTGCTGGTCTGGTGATTCCCCGGGATGCCCTCACCCGCCGCAACCAAGAATGGCTGGTGTTTATGATCCAGGCGGGCGACCCCCCCCAAGCCCAAGCCTTACCGGTGGAACTGGTCACGGATATGGGCACCCAGGTGTTGATCCGCCATCCCGAATTGCGTCCCGGCCAAAAAATTGTCCTGCGGGGCGGGGATGGTCTGCGGGATCAAGCTCCCGTCAAAATTGTGAATCCCCCCGGTTGA